The following DNA comes from Flavisolibacter ginsenosidimutans.
TGACGGAGGATCAAATTAAATACACAGCCGAAACCATCAAAGCTTTTTACAAGGCCTGACGGGACACGCAGCAAGTCTTTTTGCACATGATTGAGAAGAAAAAAATACTCATCCTTGCACCACACACCGATGACGGTGAACTGGGTTGCGGTGGAACCATTTGTAAGTTGATTGACAACAACGAGGTTTACTACGTTGCTTTTTCGGCCTGCCAAAAATCTGTACCGCCACCGTTTGATTCGGAGGTTTTACTGAAAGAAGTGAAAGCGGCTACCAGCGTGTTGGGCATTAAAAAAGAAAACCTGATTCTGCTGGATTACGATGTTCGCACTTTTAATTACCGAAGGCAGGACATACTGGACGATATTCTGAAAATTAAAAAACAGCTTTCGCCCGACATTGTTTTCATGCCTTCCATCCACGACATCCACCAGGATCATTTCACTATCACCAACGAAGGCATCAGGGCGTTTAAATTTTCAAGTGTTCTTTGTTACGAATTGCCCTGGAACAATTTCACCTTTAATACGTCGTGGTTTTTCAAGCTTCAGGACAAGCACCTCGAAACAAAGTGCAAGGCCCTGGCTGAATACAAATCGCAGGCGCACAGGCCATACGCCAACGATGACTTCATTACGTCGCTGGCAAAGGTTCGTGGCATTCAATCGGGACACAAATACGCGGAGGCGTTTGAAGTTGTAAGATGGATCGTTTAAACTTTTCGTCAACGGAAAAAATTCGTGTGTTGATGACGGGAGCCGGCGCACCTGGCGGACCGGGCATCATCAAAGCTTTAAAACAAGGACCGATAGATTTGTTTACCGGCGATTGCAACCCGGTGGCCAGCGGCCGTTTTTTGAGCGAAAAATTCGTCGAGCTGCCAAAAGCTGACAGCGAGGATTTTATTCCTTTTGTGCTGAATTTTTGCCTTCAGAACAAGGTGCAGGTTGTTTTTCCACTGGTAACACGGGAATTGTTCAAGTTTGCCGAACAAAAAAATGCGTTCCTGCAAAACAACATAAAGGTCATTGTTTCCGACTACGAGAGTCTTTCCATTGCAAACGACAAGGGCAAACTATACACGCATCTTTATCAGCATAGCATTCCCGTTCCTGCATTTAAAATTGTATCGTCGTTTACCGCTTTTGAGCAGGCCGTTATTGAATTGGGCTATCCCGAAAAAGCGATTTGCATAAAGCCGACAGTTTCAAATGGAAGCCGGGGCGTTCGGATACTTCAGGAAGAGATTGATGAATTTGATTTGTTGTTCAATCACAAACCCAACAATCTTTATTCGACCTTCGACCGCATTAAAACTGTTTTGAAATCCAAGGCTTTTCCCGAGTTGTTGGTTTCGGAATACTTGCCCGGTGAAGAGTTTACGGTGGACACGATTGTGCAGAACGGCGAACCGAAACTTATTCTGCCGCGTGTGCGGACAAAGATGAACGGCGGCATTTCTGTTCAAGGCACATTCATTAACCACAGTGAAATCATTACCTACTGCGCCGACATCATCCGCTCGTTAAATTTATCAGGCCCAATTGGTCTGCAAGTGAAAGAAGATGCGAACAAAAAGTTTCGATTATTAGAGATTAACCCGCGCATTCAGGGCACAAGTGTAGCGGCCTTGGGAATGGGCGTAAACCTGCCGCTACTGGCGGTTCTGCAGGAATTTTACCCGGTTGATTTTGACAAGCTCTCCATTCAGTGGGGTAGATCTTTTGTGCGTTATTACGAAGAGCTGTTTTACTAAAGTGCCAATACGAATGCAAACAAAGACTTACCTTCTTGTCTCGCCGCAGCCTTGGGGCAAAATGTATTTATCAAAGCACAATTACGCCATCGAACTGGCGGAGGCGGGGAACAAGGTTTTTTTCTTAAACCCGCCAACGTATAAAAAGAAACCCGGCCGCTTCAATATTTCCAGCAAAGAAATTTTACCCAACCTGACGCTGGTGGATTACGAACTTGCTTCGGCCATACACATGTTGCGTTTCAAGGCAAGGCCGTTGTATGATTTCATCATCCATCACTCTTTTCTGAAGCAGTTGAACAAGCTTGCCAGCTTTGATGAAATCTGGTGCTTTGACCCAAATGCCTTTTCAGATTTTAAAGCGCTGCATCCGAAAAAGAAATTGTTGTTCATTGTGGATCAGCACGACAATCCCACGCTGAAAAAGCTGGCTGACGATGCCGATGGCATTGCCACCATTTCTTCTTTGATCATGGATTATTTTCAGTTCAGCGACAAGCCCAAGCTGTTGCTAAATCACGGACTGAACAAAACATTCACGGCCCTGGCAAAAGACAGGTTGCTGAACGGTTTGAAATACGACCTTGGTCATCCGCTAAAAGTGGCTTATGTGGGAAATTTGCTCCAAGGGAATCGAATGGATTATAAAACCATTCAAACAATCGTTGAGCAAAATCCCGAAGCATCGTTTCATTTTTACGGCCCGTATGAAGAAACCGGAAATACCTTGGGTTCAAATACAAGCGAAGGACTGAAAGCCTTTATTGGATTTTTAAAAAATAATCCACGTGTTCATCTGCACGGCGTTTTACCGCAATCGCAGCTTGCGCTGGAGATGCAGGACATGGATGCTTTTCTAACTTGCTACAATTATATGACCGACTACAACAAGTCATCGAATTGTCACAAGATCATCGAATACCTGAGCACGGGGAAGGCATGCATTTCCAACCGCATCATCATGTACGAAAAAACAAGCGGTTTGCTGGAAATGCCGGATGAATACACAAATGAAAATCTGCCGTCCCTGTTCCGCAACGTCATTACAAACATTGCGGAGTTTAACAATCCAGAGCGGCAAAAAAAACGCATCGAATTTGCGTTGGAAAATACCTACCGCAAGAATATTGATACCATTGAACGCTTTCACAATAGTGGCCGCGTATCCTAACCATTGTTAACGTTTGAAGATTTGCATCCGTGAAGATTTGTATCGTTACCACCCGTCACATTAGTTACAATCCC
Coding sequences within:
- a CDS encoding ATP-grasp domain-containing protein yields the protein MDRLNFSSTEKIRVLMTGAGAPGGPGIIKALKQGPIDLFTGDCNPVASGRFLSEKFVELPKADSEDFIPFVLNFCLQNKVQVVFPLVTRELFKFAEQKNAFLQNNIKVIVSDYESLSIANDKGKLYTHLYQHSIPVPAFKIVSSFTAFEQAVIELGYPEKAICIKPTVSNGSRGVRILQEEIDEFDLLFNHKPNNLYSTFDRIKTVLKSKAFPELLVSEYLPGEEFTVDTIVQNGEPKLILPRVRTKMNGGISVQGTFINHSEIITYCADIIRSLNLSGPIGLQVKEDANKKFRLLEINPRIQGTSVAALGMGVNLPLLAVLQEFYPVDFDKLSIQWGRSFVRYYEELFY
- a CDS encoding glycosyltransferase family protein; this translates as MQTKTYLLVSPQPWGKMYLSKHNYAIELAEAGNKVFFLNPPTYKKKPGRFNISSKEILPNLTLVDYELASAIHMLRFKARPLYDFIIHHSFLKQLNKLASFDEIWCFDPNAFSDFKALHPKKKLLFIVDQHDNPTLKKLADDADGIATISSLIMDYFQFSDKPKLLLNHGLNKTFTALAKDRLLNGLKYDLGHPLKVAYVGNLLQGNRMDYKTIQTIVEQNPEASFHFYGPYEETGNTLGSNTSEGLKAFIGFLKNNPRVHLHGVLPQSQLALEMQDMDAFLTCYNYMTDYNKSSNCHKIIEYLSTGKACISNRIIMYEKTSGLLEMPDEYTNENLPSLFRNVITNIAEFNNPERQKKRIEFALENTYRKNIDTIERFHNSGRVS
- a CDS encoding PIG-L deacetylase family protein, with protein sequence MIEKKKILILAPHTDDGELGCGGTICKLIDNNEVYYVAFSACQKSVPPPFDSEVLLKEVKAATSVLGIKKENLILLDYDVRTFNYRRQDILDDILKIKKQLSPDIVFMPSIHDIHQDHFTITNEGIRAFKFSSVLCYELPWNNFTFNTSWFFKLQDKHLETKCKALAEYKSQAHRPYANDDFITSLAKVRGIQSGHKYAEAFEVVRWIV